A window of Halobacillus naozhouensis genomic DNA:
TGAACGAGGTGGGAATCGATATTTCCAGTCAGCAATCAGATATGATTGATCCTGAGATTTTCAATCATGCCGATTTAATGGTTACTTTATGTGGGGACGCCGCAGATAAGTGTCTGATCACTCCTCCTCATGTAAAAAGAGAGCACTGGGGCTTTGATGACCCGGCTAAAGCTGAGGGAACAGATGGGGAAAAATGGGCAGTCTTCCAGCGTGTTCGTGATCAAATTGGGGAGCGGATTCAGCGGTTTGCAGAAACGGGTGAATAAAAAATAAGAATCGCCAGAACGCTCAGTTTCTGGCGATTTTTGGTATGGGTTGGGAAAGTGAGTTACTTTTCCCCTTCCCAGGCGATTAGGACTTTACCGAATTCTTTTTCAAGAGTTTCTAATTTTTCTCGTTCAGTCTCTGAGAGAGTTGCCAACTGGTAGTCATTCTTCAAAGTAAAACCTCCTTATCTAAACTCTCCTTAAAGTATTCGTTAATAAGCAAAAACTATTCTGTGATACTGTTTTTGTTATGGGAATTTATTGTATAATGGGAAAATTGTTCATCTACATGCTCTTGTCCCCTTATGTATACCATGGTAGAGTTTAATATAATATGACAGAATATTATGGTAAAAATTAATCCTAGTTAGGTTTCAATGGAGGTATTTTATGAAAAAATTACTCGTCTATGCATTGCTCGCTATTTGGGTATTTGCAGGGTTAGGAACACAAGGAGTTCAAGCTAAGGGTGCCCAACAATACGGTGAAATTTCGTTTGACCATGTATCCTATCTAGCAACCGAAATTGGCGATCGTGTTGCTGGAACAACTGGAGAAGAATTGGCACGGGATTATATCTATCAAACTTTTGAACAATTAGGCTATCAGCCGGAGGTACAGCCTTTCTCATTCAGTGGTCCGAACAAAAATAAGATCCATTCTGCAAACGTTACAGCTGTCAAGCCCGGGCGCTCTAAACATGAAATTATTATTGGGGCTCACTACGACACGGTAAATCGAGTGGAGGGTGTGGATGATAATGGTTCTGGTGTAGGAGTAATGCTTGAGGTGGCAGAGAAAATCCAGAACATAGATACTCCTTACACGATTCGTTTTATCGCTTTTGGTGCAGAAGAAACTGGGTTAAGAGGATCGAATTATTATGTTTCACAAATGACGAAACCTGAGATTAATCACACTAAGGCCATGATTAACTTGGACAGCCTGGCAGTGGGGGATATGAGATACGTCCATGGAAACGCTGGTAAAAAAGGATGGGTCAGAGAACTAGCGCTAGACATCAGTAATGAGTTAGACATCGATCTTCATGTGAATCCTGGACTGAATCCGCATTATCCCAAGGGAACAACAGGAGATTGGAGCGACCATGCGGCTTTTAAAGAAGCGGGAATTCCTTTTACTTATTTCGAATCAACGAATTGGGAAATCGGGGCTCAGGATGGATATACACAAACACGGGAACACGGCTCAATTTGGCACAATCCTTTGAAGGATAATATGGCTTTCATTCAATCGGAATTTCCAGGTCGTATGAAAGAGCATTTGCAATCCTATTCTCGTATTTTGACAGAGCTTGTTCAGCGAGTTCAGCCGAACAGTAAAGGACAGTATATGCCGTGGCTAAGTAAGCAATAATTTTTACATCGGACGGATTTGTTTTACGAAAAGACAATTAAGGAGCCTTTCCTCCAGTGCTTGAAGGCACGGAAAGAAAGGCTCTTTTTAAAATTGATGATTTCCTAGTAAAAACTAATGGATGGTCCTGGTTCCTTAATGACTTCCTCGCAGATCACGCTCAATATCCTCGAGGCTTCTTCCTTTCGTTTCAGGTACGAACTTCATAACAAAGGAAAAGGCGAATACGCCAATAATGGCAAAGAGTACGAATACCCATGCGGTGCCAACTGCGCCTAGTAAAACAGGGAAGAAAAGCGAGACAACCAGGTTGGCTGCTGATAAAAGCAAGGTTGTAAACCCTGTGGCAGCACCTCTTGCTTTCAATGGGAAAAGCTCAGGAAGCATGACCCAGACGACCGGTCCCCACGTCGCAGAGAAAAACACGATAAATAGGCCAAGGAATAAAACGATCAGCCAGGCGATGGTGGTCGTCATTTGGAATATAAACAAAATGGCCGCTAAAATAGCTAAGCTTAAGGTCATCCCTACATTTCCAATCAGCAGCAGCTTCTTTCTGCCTAACTTGTCAATCGTCGCAATCGCCACCAGTGTCATTAAAACGTTCACAATTCCAATACCTAACGTACCAAGAATGGAAGCAGAGTTTCCTAATCCTGCTTGTGTGAAAATGGTAGGAGCGTAATAGATGACTGCATTGATCCCGATCAATTGTTGAAAGACCGCGATACCACTGCCTATAAGAAGCATCGGACGAACCCACTTCGATTTCAGTACGTCCATGGTACTTTCCTCTACCTCTTCAATCTTTTTCATTTGCTCAATTTCATCATCAATTTCGTTATGTTTTCTAGTTAACGCCATAATATCTCGAGCTTTTTTCTCTCTATTATGTTTAATTAAGAATCGAGGACTTTCAGGCATGAAAAGTACACCAATCATCAGGATGATCGCCGGTACTGAAGCGAGACCTAACATCCAACGCCAGCCTTCCATAGAAGAGAAAGCGTAGTTTACCAAATAGGCGAGCACAATCCCGATCGTAATCATTAACTGATTGAGTGAGGCAAGCGCCCCTCTCGATTGAGTCGGAGCCATTTCAGATAAATACACAGGTACAATAGCTGTCGAGCCCCCAACGGCAAGACCTAAAATAATTCGTCCTGTAATCAGAACCCAGGCGTTTGGAGAAAAAGCCAACACGAGGGAACCAATCAGGTAGATGAGAGCGATCACGAAGACCACACGCCTTCGGCCAAATTTGTCGGCTACATAACCACTCATCCCGGCCCCTATAATAGCACCACCCAGTAAGGAACTGACAACTAGTCCTTCGAGAAAATTAGAGAGAGGAATATCCTGGCCGATAAAAAGCAAGGCCCCAGAAATAACCCCCGTATCATACCCATAAAGGAGACCGCCGAGAGCTCCAAAGAAATAGATCCACCCTTTATGTAAATTTTTATTCATGATTATTCCCACCTTTAAAATGTAACGTCTGTCTAGTCATTTTCCCACTACTTAGGTGTGCGCAAACATGAATGTTTTCTCAGGCGAGAGGCTTTGTTGTGGATTGGGGGGGGATTGTTCCGTAACAGAAGGGGATTCTCTTCTAACGCTCAATGATTGTTTCCTAGCTCGACGTGATTGTTCCCGTTCAAATTATGATTCTTCCCTAACGTTAGAGGATTGTTCTCTAACTAAATCCGAGCATGTATGTTCGAATAGGGAGCTGGTCTCAGATGATAACCCCCATGCAACTTAGCAGCTTTATTAAATTGGAATAATCTACAGAAAAAAGCCAGCAGAATCCCCACATTCTGCTGGCTTTCATTATCAGTCTGTTATTTTTCAATCAAACGACCATCAAACGCTTCAGCAGGAACAATCGTTTCACCATTCGCTTGCTTCTCACGCAAGTAATCAGCAAACAGCTCTCGCTGGAAAGCAGGCTGTGACGTCCATTCTACTTCACCAAAGGTTGTGTAGCCGTCGCCTTCACCTGTAGAAAGGAAGTTGTTCGTGACAACCTTAAAGGTCTGATCAGAGAATTCGCCGTTTGTATAAACAGGCGTTCCATCAGTCAGCTTAATCGACGTTACGCGTTCACCGTCTGGTTTAGCAGGATCGTAGACAACATCCATGCCGGAGAACTGAATCTTCATGAAATTCCAATCATCAGGCGCCGGTCCTTCTAGGATTTCCTTGATTTGCTGACCAGTCATCTGAGCAGTTACGTTATAGTTGTCAAAAGGAAGTACCTCGAATACTTCCCCGTAC
This region includes:
- the arsC gene encoding arsenate reductase (thioredoxin), encoding MCRSTAINSCRSQIAEGWAKKYLGKEWDVKSAGIEAHGLNPNAVKAMNEVGIDISSQQSDMIDPEIFNHADLMVTLCGDAADKCLITPPHVKREHWGFDDPAKAEGTDGEKWAVFQRVRDQIGERIQRFAETGE
- a CDS encoding M20/M25/M40 family metallo-hydrolase, which produces MKKLLVYALLAIWVFAGLGTQGVQAKGAQQYGEISFDHVSYLATEIGDRVAGTTGEELARDYIYQTFEQLGYQPEVQPFSFSGPNKNKIHSANVTAVKPGRSKHEIIIGAHYDTVNRVEGVDDNGSGVGVMLEVAEKIQNIDTPYTIRFIAFGAEETGLRGSNYYVSQMTKPEINHTKAMINLDSLAVGDMRYVHGNAGKKGWVRELALDISNELDIDLHVNPGLNPHYPKGTTGDWSDHAAFKEAGIPFTYFESTNWEIGAQDGYTQTREHGSIWHNPLKDNMAFIQSEFPGRMKEHLQSYSRILTELVQRVQPNSKGQYMPWLSKQ
- a CDS encoding sugar porter family MFS transporter is translated as MNKNLHKGWIYFFGALGGLLYGYDTGVISGALLFIGQDIPLSNFLEGLVVSSLLGGAIIGAGMSGYVADKFGRRRVVFVIALIYLIGSLVLAFSPNAWVLITGRIILGLAVGGSTAIVPVYLSEMAPTQSRGALASLNQLMITIGIVLAYLVNYAFSSMEGWRWMLGLASVPAIILMIGVLFMPESPRFLIKHNREKKARDIMALTRKHNEIDDEIEQMKKIEEVEESTMDVLKSKWVRPMLLIGSGIAVFQQLIGINAVIYYAPTIFTQAGLGNSASILGTLGIGIVNVLMTLVAIATIDKLGRKKLLLIGNVGMTLSLAILAAILFIFQMTTTIAWLIVLFLGLFIVFFSATWGPVVWVMLPELFPLKARGAATGFTTLLLSAANLVVSLFFPVLLGAVGTAWVFVLFAIIGVFAFSFVMKFVPETKGRSLEDIERDLRGSH